In Romboutsia lituseburensis, a genomic segment contains:
- a CDS encoding SDR family oxidoreductase, with the protein MVFPTEFPKQHQNHQPGFEYEMTPNPIYDNPLYNKPNDKLKDKVAIISGGDSGIGRAVALAFAKSGCDVSIIYYNEDEDAKITKHKVEDEGRKCLLIKGDIRESEFCKKAVQNTLDEYKQINIVVNNSAVQYEQQNLIDITDEQFDKTFKTNVYGAFYLTKAAIDHLKCGDCIINTTSVVAYHGHETLIDYSMTKGAMTAFTRSLSMQLATKGIRVNAVAPGPIWTPLIPSSFDEQKVSKFGNNTPMKRAGQPVECAGAYVFLASNEASYITGQTIHINGGEIVNG; encoded by the coding sequence ATGGTTTTTCCAACAGAATTTCCAAAACAACATCAAAATCACCAGCCTGGATTTGAATATGAAATGACTCCAAATCCAATATATGATAATCCTCTATATAATAAACCAAATGATAAATTAAAAGATAAAGTAGCTATAATATCTGGAGGAGATAGCGGAATTGGAAGAGCAGTTGCTCTTGCTTTTGCTAAATCTGGTTGTGATGTAAGTATAATTTATTACAATGAGGATGAAGATGCTAAGATTACAAAGCATAAAGTAGAAGATGAAGGCAGAAAATGTCTTTTAATTAAAGGAGATATAAGAGAAAGTGAATTTTGTAAAAAAGCTGTTCAAAATACATTAGATGAATATAAACAAATAAACATAGTAGTTAATAACTCAGCAGTACAATATGAACAACAAAATTTAATAGACATAACTGATGAACAATTTGATAAAACTTTTAAAACTAATGTTTATGGAGCATTTTATTTAACAAAGGCAGCAATTGATCATTTAAAATGTGGAGACTGCATAATAAACACTACATCTGTTGTTGCTTATCATGGACATGAAACTTTAATAGATTATTCTATGACTAAAGGAGCGATGACAGCATTTACAAGATCTTTATCAATGCAACTTGCAACTAAGGGTATAAGAGTTAATGCTGTAGCACCTGGACCTATATGGACACCACTTATACCTTCTAGTTTTGATGAACAAAAGGTTTCTAAGTTTGGAAATAATACTCCTATGAAAAGAGCGGGTCAGCCTGTAGAATGCGCAGGTGCATATGTATTTTTAGCTAGTAATGAAGCGTCATATATTACAGGGCAAACTATACATATAAATGGTGGGGAGATTGTAAATGGTTAA
- a CDS encoding helix-turn-helix domain-containing protein, which yields MEVGSKLKKARIDSKLTQEKVAEEIQVSRQTISNWENEKSYPDIISVIKLSDLYNISLDELLKGDSNMIKHLEESTNVVSSNKKLLMAIGANVLLMILFILFNSVISKNNYLIIGTASIGVLSTTALFYQIIKKF from the coding sequence ATGGAGGTTGGAAGTAAATTAAAAAAAGCAAGGATAGATTCTAAGTTAACACAAGAAAAAGTAGCGGAGGAAATACAAGTTTCTAGACAGACTATATCAAATTGGGAAAATGAAAAATCTTATCCAGATATTATAAGCGTAATAAAATTGAGTGACTTATATAATATTAGTTTGGATGAATTACTGAAAGGAGATTCCAATATGATAAAGCATTTGGAGGAAAGTACAAATGTGGTAAGTAGCAATAAAAAATTATTAATGGCTATTGGAGCAAATGTATTATTAATGATTTTATTTATATTATTCAATAGCGTTATATCGAAAAATAATTATTTGATTATTGGAACTGCATCTATTGGTGTGTTGAGCACAACAGCATTATTTTACCAAATAATAAAGAAATTTTAA
- a CDS encoding YidC/Oxa1 family membrane protein insertase, whose amino-acid sequence MNFISNILQDLLNTLFSFTGDLGVAIVIITLIVKLLLMPLSLRQKFAMRKQQDLAEKMNHIKEKYKNNAKEMEKQLQKHSVESMKSMLGCSTLLLQMPVVYALYHTFLNMPQGSTSVLIPWISSLNVSDNLFIIPCIYTLTMLAPSLISFIPYFKASTQVAFSKQMVVSTVIMSFMLTLRTPVAIGLYFITSSIYSLIEDICFRIYVKQKNRLIVN is encoded by the coding sequence ATGAATTTCATTTCAAATATATTACAAGATTTATTAAATACATTATTCAGTTTTACAGGAGATTTAGGTGTTGCTATAGTGATTATAACTTTAATAGTAAAGTTGCTATTAATGCCGTTATCTTTAAGACAAAAATTTGCTATGAGAAAACAACAAGATTTGGCAGAAAAGATGAACCATATAAAAGAAAAATATAAAAATAATGCCAAAGAGATGGAAAAGCAACTACAAAAACATTCCGTAGAAAGCATGAAGAGTATGTTAGGATGTTCAACGCTTTTACTACAAATGCCTGTAGTTTATGCTTTGTATCATACATTTTTAAATATGCCACAAGGCTCAACAAGTGTATTAATTCCATGGATAAGTAGCTTAAATGTATCTGATAATTTATTTATAATACCTTGTATATATACATTAACTATGTTAGCTCCAAGTTTAATAAGTTTTATACCATACTTTAAGGCAAGTACTCAAGTAGCTTTTAGTAAACAAATGGTTGTATCTACAGTTATAATGAGTTTTATGTTAACACTTAGAACTCCTGTAGCTATAGGGTTATATTTTATAACAAGTAGTATATATTCATTAATTGAAGATATTTGCTTTAGGATATATGTTAAACAAAAAAACAGACTAATTGTTAATTAA
- a CDS encoding metallophosphoesterase, protein MKKKIMIGMILGASIFSLSGCSSTKNTEVSILATTDLHGYLPYELTSYIKNEKAKDKNTILVDAGDFFDYGKSGSPIEKYFYTKGSDDAYNKKYLEVPISKEMKEIGYDTVVLGNHEFIKNNKLELDNMVKDFKKQDIDVLSANTYKKDGKNYVDPYVIKDISTPDGNVKVGILGLTIQEVGQTYDESSSGQAKATSEGLRDFQGYNGELYMTDLIKEANKWVNVMQKENPDIILAVVHSGEESDINKYPGNRIKELAKEINGIDAIVAGHTHKEISQHTYKNKSGEKVIVTQPGKYGECISKINFELEKNNNKWNIVDKSSDLTKFEKSKEDKNFDAFHKSICAFVEKELKSDKMKETIHLSDITPFDWDKVYVFEPKTSSKTIYKTIGYKWQDIKPANDKDMVQMVFMKNDKVVCHFYGYSKYLYLYLNFDKSEYKNSVVTMYPKDNDKFKIKIDGLWLTANLTHI, encoded by the coding sequence ATGAAAAAGAAAATAATGATAGGGATGATACTAGGGGCAAGCATATTCTCACTATCGGGATGTAGCTCAACTAAAAACACAGAGGTAAGCATATTAGCTACTACTGATTTGCATGGATATTTACCATATGAGTTAACTTCATATATAAAAAATGAAAAAGCTAAAGATAAAAATACTATTTTAGTAGATGCAGGAGATTTTTTTGATTATGGCAAAAGTGGTTCTCCTATTGAAAAATATTTTTATACAAAAGGGAGCGATGATGCGTACAATAAAAAATATTTAGAGGTTCCTATTTCCAAGGAAATGAAAGAAATAGGATATGATACTGTGGTTCTTGGAAATCATGAATTTATAAAAAATAACAAACTTGAGCTAGACAATATGGTAAAAGATTTTAAGAAACAAGATATTGATGTTCTATCAGCAAATACATATAAAAAAGACGGAAAAAACTACGTAGACCCTTATGTAATAAAAGATATTTCTACGCCAGATGGAAATGTTAAAGTGGGAATACTAGGTCTAACTATCCAAGAAGTTGGTCAAACTTATGATGAATCTTCAAGTGGACAAGCAAAAGCAACATCTGAAGGATTAAGAGACTTTCAAGGATACAATGGTGAGTTATATATGACAGACTTAATTAAAGAAGCTAATAAATGGGTCAATGTTATGCAAAAGGAAAATCCAGATATTATTTTAGCTGTTGTACATTCAGGTGAAGAAAGTGATATAAATAAATATCCTGGAAATAGAATAAAAGAACTGGCAAAAGAAATAAATGGAATAGATGCTATTGTAGCAGGACACACTCACAAAGAAATATCTCAGCATACTTACAAAAATAAATCAGGTGAAAAAGTTATAGTTACTCAACCAGGAAAATACGGAGAATGTATATCTAAAATTAATTTCGAGCTAGAAAAGAATAATAACAAATGGAATATTGTTGACAAATCTAGTGATTTAACTAAGTTTGAAAAAAGTAAAGAAGATAAAAATTTTGATGCATTTCATAAGAGTATTTGTGCTTTTGTAGAAAAAGAATTAAAATCAGATAAGATGAAAGAAACTATTCATTTAAGTGATATAACTCCTTTTGATTGGGACAAAGTTTATGTTTTTGAACCCAAAACTTCATCTAAAACGATATATAAAACTATTGGATATAAGTGGCAAGATATAAAGCCAGCTAATGATAAAGATATGGTTCAAATGGTATTTATGAAAAATGACAAAGTTGTATGCCATTTTTATGGATATAGCAAATATTTATATCTTTATTTAAATTTTGATAAATCAGAGTATAAAAATAGTGTAGTAACTATGTATCCAAAAGATAATGATAAATTTAAAATTAAAATTGATGGATTATGGCTCACTGCTAATTTAACTCATATATAA